A single genomic interval of Saccharothrix saharensis harbors:
- a CDS encoding SDR family NAD(P)-dependent oxidoreductase: protein MSAPELAGSTAVVTGGASGIGLATARLLSARGARVACLDLEPDGVPDPLIGIRADVSDDDAVRTAVEQAARLLGGIDILVNNAGIGAQGTIEDNPDDEWRRVFDVNVFGIVRTTRAALPHLRRSSHAAIVNTCSIAATAGLPDRALYSATKGAVLSLTRATAADLVHDGIRVNCVNPGTADTPWIARLLDRADDPEAERAALTARQPLGRLVTADEVAAAIAYLASPLSGSTTGTDLAVDGGMSGLRVRPPSPASLPEFPQQRR, encoded by the coding sequence GTGAGCGCGCCCGAACTGGCCGGGTCGACCGCCGTGGTCACCGGCGGCGCGTCCGGCATCGGACTGGCCACCGCGCGCCTGCTGTCCGCCCGCGGTGCCCGGGTCGCGTGTCTGGACCTCGAACCCGACGGCGTGCCCGACCCGCTGATCGGGATCCGGGCCGACGTGTCCGACGACGACGCCGTGCGGACCGCCGTCGAGCAGGCCGCGCGGTTGCTGGGCGGCATCGACATCCTCGTCAACAACGCCGGCATCGGCGCACAGGGCACCATCGAGGACAACCCCGACGACGAGTGGCGACGGGTGTTCGACGTCAACGTCTTCGGCATCGTCCGCACCACCCGTGCCGCGCTGCCGCACCTGCGCCGCTCCTCCCACGCCGCGATCGTCAACACCTGCTCCATCGCCGCGACCGCCGGGCTGCCCGACCGCGCCCTCTACTCCGCCACCAAGGGCGCGGTGCTCTCCCTGACCCGCGCGACCGCCGCGGACCTCGTCCACGACGGCATCCGCGTCAACTGCGTCAACCCCGGCACCGCCGACACACCCTGGATCGCCCGCCTGCTCGACCGCGCCGACGACCCCGAAGCCGAACGGGCCGCGCTCACCGCCCGCCAACCCCTGGGCCGCCTCGTCACCGCCGACGAGGTCGCCGCCGCCATCGCCTACCTGGCGAGCCCGCTCTCCGGCTCCACCACCGGCACCGACCTCGCCGTCGACGGCGGCATGAGCGGCCTGCGCGTCCGCCCCCCGTCCCCGGCCTCCCTGCCCGAGTTCCCACAGCAACGCCGCTAG
- a CDS encoding FadR/GntR family transcriptional regulator, giving the protein MSLTDKAIDRIRDLIQSGELRPGSKLPPEQQLAAELGLSRNLMREAVKALVVARVLEIRRGDGTYVTSLEPEVLLGSIASAVELLRGDTLLELTEVRRLFEPVATGLAATRISASELAVVEAHLDAMRTARDDVELLNQHDAAFHRAVVAATGNATLTTLLEGISGRTVRARVWRGLVDDHAASRTLAEHEAIFHALVDRDAALAQAAALVHISTTERWLREHVDRDGAVPARR; this is encoded by the coding sequence ATGTCACTGACCGACAAGGCCATCGACCGCATCAGGGACCTGATCCAGTCGGGCGAGCTGCGACCGGGGTCGAAACTCCCGCCGGAGCAGCAGTTGGCCGCCGAGCTGGGCCTGTCGCGCAACCTGATGCGGGAGGCGGTCAAGGCGCTCGTGGTGGCGCGCGTGCTGGAGATCCGCCGGGGTGACGGCACCTACGTGACGAGCCTGGAGCCGGAGGTGCTGCTCGGCAGCATCGCGTCCGCGGTGGAACTGCTGCGCGGCGACACGCTGTTGGAGCTCACCGAGGTGCGCAGGCTCTTCGAGCCGGTCGCCACCGGGCTCGCGGCGACCCGCATCAGCGCCTCCGAGCTGGCCGTGGTCGAAGCGCACCTCGACGCGATGCGCACGGCCCGCGACGACGTGGAGCTGCTCAACCAGCACGACGCCGCCTTCCACCGCGCGGTCGTCGCCGCTACCGGCAACGCGACGTTGACGACCCTGTTGGAAGGCATCTCCGGCCGGACGGTCCGCGCCAGGGTCTGGCGCGGACTCGTCGACGACCACGCGGCGAGCCGCACCCTCGCCGAGCACGAGGCCATCTTCCACGCGCTGGTCGACCGGGACGCCGCCCTCGCCCAGGCCGCCGCGCTCGTGCACATCAGCACCACCGAGCGGTGGCTGCGCGAGCACGTGGACCGGGACGGCGCCGTCCCCGCCCGGCGGTGA
- a CDS encoding ABC transporter permease, which yields MSESKTAAAVAGNGPADGTGGPAGRGPSSRFAGRRRIAFARLRDLALIPAIIVIAIVGQLVSPVFLRADNLVNILQTMSEIAVLVLAQALVLIVKKMDLSLESTVGLAPGVAAWLTVPVGAGHGLGLVPGGWSVPITLAIGVLVGVVNALFIIRFGLNGFIVTLGMLIVLRGILTGISGGQTFFRLPESMLYLGTAQWLGMPASVWLCLVLFAVGIVVLGFTSFGRSLYAIGGNVDAAKAAGIRTDRVLWTVIVIASLLAALGGLLLSGRLASVASAQGNGYIFTVFAAAVIGGISLNGGKGTVFGAFTGILLLFMIQNVLTLGGVPAQWIGALNGTIILIALAVSRITGGRAQD from the coding sequence ATGTCTGAGAGCAAGACCGCCGCCGCGGTCGCCGGGAACGGCCCCGCCGACGGGACGGGCGGTCCCGCCGGACGGGGTCCGTCGTCCCGGTTCGCGGGCCGGCGGCGGATCGCCTTCGCCCGGCTGCGCGACCTCGCGCTCATCCCCGCGATCATCGTGATCGCGATCGTCGGTCAACTGGTCAGCCCGGTGTTCCTGCGGGCCGACAACCTGGTCAACATCCTGCAGACCATGTCGGAGATCGCCGTCCTGGTCCTGGCCCAGGCACTGGTGCTGATCGTCAAGAAGATGGACCTCTCCCTGGAGTCCACCGTCGGCCTCGCACCGGGTGTCGCCGCGTGGCTCACCGTGCCGGTCGGCGCCGGCCACGGGCTCGGCCTGGTGCCGGGAGGCTGGTCGGTGCCCATCACGCTGGCCATCGGCGTGCTGGTCGGCGTCGTCAACGCGTTGTTCATCATCCGGTTCGGGCTCAACGGCTTCATCGTGACACTGGGCATGCTGATCGTGCTGCGCGGCATCCTCACCGGCATCTCCGGCGGGCAGACCTTCTTCCGCCTCCCGGAGTCGATGCTCTACCTCGGTACCGCCCAGTGGCTCGGCATGCCCGCGTCGGTGTGGCTGTGCCTGGTCCTGTTCGCCGTCGGCATCGTGGTCCTGGGCTTCACCAGCTTCGGCCGCTCCCTCTACGCCATCGGCGGCAACGTGGACGCGGCCAAGGCGGCCGGCATCCGCACCGACCGCGTCCTGTGGACCGTCATCGTGATCGCGAGCCTGCTCGCCGCGCTCGGCGGCCTGCTGCTCTCCGGCCGGCTGGCCTCCGTCGCCTCCGCCCAGGGCAACGGCTACATCTTCACCGTCTTCGCCGCCGCGGTCATCGGTGGCATCAGCCTCAACGGCGGCAAGGGCACCGTGTTCGGCGCCTTCACCGGCATCCTGCTGCTGTTCATGATCCAGAACGTGCTCACCCTCGGCGGCGTGCCCGCGCAGTGGATCGGCGCCCTGAACGGCACGATCATCCTGATCGCCCTGGCGGTGTCCCGCATCACCGGGGGCAGGGCCCAGGACTAG
- a CDS encoding amidohydrolase family protein — protein MTRIDAHHHLWNLSARPQSWLDEPALEPIRRDFGPVDLRAVTERAGVDATVLVQVLPDVGETAEFLAVAGESDLIAGVVGWVDLTAPDVPEQLDRLRSGPGGDRLVGVRHLVQSELDPGWLVRPDVLAGLRAVRDAGLVYDLLTRPHQLPAALAAVRAVPDLVFVLDHLSKPDIAARVTRPWATRLEELAAEPNVVAKVSGLVTEADWSSWTAADLRPYVDSAVEAFGPDRLMVGSDWPVCLLAADYERVFATAAELLDGCSAAERAQVFGGTAARVYGLGNR, from the coding sequence GTGACCAGGATCGACGCCCACCACCACCTCTGGAACCTGTCCGCACGACCGCAGAGCTGGCTCGACGAGCCGGCCCTGGAGCCGATCCGCCGCGACTTCGGCCCGGTGGACCTGCGCGCGGTGACCGAACGGGCCGGCGTGGACGCCACCGTCCTGGTCCAAGTGCTCCCCGACGTCGGGGAAACGGCGGAGTTCCTGGCCGTGGCGGGGGAGTCCGACCTGATCGCGGGCGTCGTGGGGTGGGTCGACCTCACCGCGCCCGACGTGCCGGAGCAACTGGACCGGCTGCGGTCCGGGCCGGGTGGCGACCGGTTGGTCGGCGTCCGGCACCTGGTGCAGTCCGAGCTCGATCCGGGCTGGTTGGTGCGCCCGGACGTGCTGGCCGGGTTGCGCGCGGTGCGCGACGCCGGGCTGGTCTACGACCTGCTGACCCGCCCGCACCAGCTGCCGGCGGCGCTGGCGGCCGTGCGTGCGGTGCCGGACCTGGTGTTCGTGCTCGACCACCTGTCCAAACCGGACATCGCCGCCCGGGTGACCCGCCCCTGGGCCACCCGCCTGGAGGAGCTGGCCGCCGAACCGAACGTGGTGGCCAAGGTGTCCGGTCTGGTCACCGAGGCGGACTGGTCCTCGTGGACGGCGGCCGACCTGCGGCCCTACGTCGACAGCGCGGTGGAGGCGTTCGGCCCGGACCGGCTCATGGTCGGCTCCGACTGGCCGGTCTGCCTCCTGGCCGCCGACTACGAACGGGTGTTCGCCACCGCCGCGGAACTCCTCGACGGGTGCTCCGCCGCCGAACGGGCGCAGGTGTTCGGCGGGACCGCCGCCCGCGTCTACGGGCTGGGGAACCGCTGA
- a CDS encoding sugar ABC transporter ATP-binding protein produces the protein MVTATPVVEATGITKRFGSTVALDGAGIRIEAGQTHALVGRNGAGKSTLVSVLTGLQAADEGEVRFGGEPAPRLADRDAWRRRVACVYQKSTIIPELTVAENLYLNRHDRGRGGLISWRTTRERARELLETWSVDVDVRAPARELDVEQRQFVEIARALSFGARFIILDEPTAQLDAAAISRLFSRITDLQRQGVTFLFISHHLQEIYEICDTVTVFRDARHILTAAVDELPRGELVAAMTGEAPADTGVRRRGPAPDAAHVLDVAGLSLPGSYDDVSFRVRAGEIVGLAGAASSGRIEIAETVVGLRTAAGGTVEIAGTRPRPGSVPAALAAGVGFVPQDRHHQGLVPGMSIADNGTLTIPERLGRAGFIDGRRRDGFAEAMIDGLAIKAPGPGLPVSGLSGGNQQKVVMARALANDPALLVLVNPTAGVDVRSKEFLLGKVEEVAESGTGVLVASDELDDLRLCDRVLVVFQGRVVAETARGWHDHRLVAAMEGVDLDV, from the coding sequence ATGGTCACCGCCACGCCCGTCGTCGAGGCGACGGGCATCACCAAGCGGTTCGGGTCCACGGTCGCCCTGGACGGCGCGGGCATCAGGATCGAGGCCGGGCAGACCCACGCCCTGGTCGGGCGCAACGGAGCGGGCAAGTCGACCCTGGTGTCCGTCCTCACCGGACTCCAGGCCGCCGACGAGGGCGAGGTGAGGTTCGGCGGCGAGCCCGCGCCGCGGCTCGCCGACCGCGACGCCTGGCGGCGGCGGGTCGCCTGCGTCTACCAGAAGTCCACGATCATCCCCGAGCTGACCGTCGCCGAGAACCTCTACCTCAACCGGCACGACCGCGGGCGCGGCGGGCTGATCAGCTGGCGGACGACGCGCGAGCGGGCGCGGGAGCTGCTGGAGACCTGGTCGGTCGACGTGGACGTGCGCGCGCCCGCGCGCGAGCTCGACGTCGAGCAGCGCCAGTTCGTGGAGATCGCCAGGGCGTTGTCGTTCGGCGCCCGCTTCATCATCCTGGACGAGCCCACCGCCCAACTGGACGCCGCCGCGATCAGCCGGCTGTTCTCCCGCATCACCGACCTCCAGCGACAGGGCGTCACCTTCCTGTTCATCAGCCACCACCTGCAGGAGATCTACGAGATCTGCGACACGGTGACGGTGTTCCGCGATGCCAGGCACATCCTGACGGCCGCGGTCGACGAGCTGCCCCGGGGCGAGCTGGTCGCGGCGATGACCGGCGAGGCACCGGCGGACACCGGCGTCCGGCGCCGCGGACCGGCGCCGGACGCCGCGCACGTGCTCGACGTGGCCGGGCTGTCCCTGCCGGGCTCCTACGACGACGTGTCGTTCCGCGTCCGGGCCGGTGAGATCGTCGGGCTCGCCGGCGCGGCGAGCAGCGGCCGCATCGAGATCGCGGAGACCGTCGTCGGGCTGCGGACCGCCGCGGGCGGCACCGTGGAGATCGCCGGCACCCGACCGCGGCCGGGCAGCGTGCCCGCCGCTCTCGCCGCCGGTGTCGGGTTCGTCCCGCAGGACCGGCACCACCAAGGCCTCGTACCGGGGATGTCCATCGCCGACAACGGCACCCTGACCATCCCGGAACGGCTCGGACGCGCCGGGTTCATCGACGGCCGCCGCCGGGACGGCTTCGCCGAGGCCATGATCGACGGGTTGGCGATCAAGGCACCCGGGCCGGGACTGCCGGTCTCCGGTCTCTCCGGCGGCAACCAGCAGAAGGTCGTCATGGCCCGGGCCCTGGCCAACGACCCGGCGCTGCTGGTGCTGGTCAACCCGACCGCCGGCGTCGACGTGCGGTCCAAGGAGTTCCTCCTCGGCAAGGTCGAGGAGGTCGCCGAGTCCGGCACCGGCGTGCTCGTCGCCTCCGACGAACTCGACGACCTGCGCCTGTGCGACCGGGTCCTGGTGGTGTTCCAGGGCCGCGTGGTCGCCGAGACCGCCCGCGGCTGGCACGACCACCGACTGGTGGCCGCGATGGAAGGAGTGGACCTCGATGTCTGA
- a CDS encoding enolase C-terminal domain-like protein, translating to MTELITAVDAVDVRFPTSRERDGSDAMNPEPDYSAAYVTVRTSGGAEGHGLAFTVGRGNDVEVAAVRALAPLVVGLPVDDVLADLGAFSRRLTGDSQLRWLGPEKGAIHMAAAAVVNAVWDLYGRREGKPVWRLLSELSPEQLVDLVDFRYLDDALTRDEALDILRRAEPGRAERTDHLLRHGYPAYTTTPGWLGYDDEKLVRLAAEAVADGFTQIKLKVGADPADDLRRLRLAREAVGPHIRIAVDANQAWGVRQAIDRMTPLLRYDPYWIEEPTSPDDILGHAAIRRAIAPVKVATGEHTHNQVMFKQLLQAGALDVLQLDASRTAGVTENVAILLLAAKFGVPVCPHAGGVGLCEMVQHLAMFDYVAVSGTTDDRVIEYVDHLHEHFTDPVRIRDGRYLPPTAPGISAELHPASIADHRFPDGPVWDRQATA from the coding sequence ATGACTGAGCTGATCACCGCCGTGGACGCGGTCGACGTGCGGTTCCCGACCTCCCGCGAGCGCGACGGTTCCGACGCGATGAACCCCGAACCGGACTACTCGGCCGCCTACGTGACCGTTCGCACCAGCGGTGGCGCGGAGGGCCACGGTCTCGCCTTCACCGTGGGGCGCGGCAACGACGTCGAGGTGGCCGCGGTGCGCGCGTTGGCCCCGCTCGTCGTCGGCCTGCCGGTGGACGACGTGCTGGCCGACCTGGGGGCGTTCTCGCGGCGCCTGACCGGTGACAGCCAGCTGCGCTGGCTCGGTCCGGAGAAGGGTGCCATCCACATGGCCGCCGCCGCCGTCGTCAACGCCGTCTGGGACCTGTACGGGCGGCGCGAGGGCAAGCCGGTGTGGCGGCTGCTGTCCGAGCTGTCCCCCGAACAACTGGTCGACCTGGTCGACTTCCGCTACCTCGACGACGCGCTCACCCGGGACGAGGCGCTCGACATCCTCCGCCGGGCCGAACCCGGCCGCGCCGAGCGCACCGACCACCTCCTGCGGCACGGCTACCCCGCCTACACCACGACACCGGGATGGCTGGGCTACGACGACGAGAAGCTCGTGCGCCTGGCGGCGGAAGCGGTCGCCGACGGCTTCACCCAGATCAAGCTGAAGGTCGGGGCCGACCCCGCCGACGACCTGCGCCGCCTGCGGCTGGCCCGCGAGGCGGTCGGGCCGCACATCAGGATCGCCGTCGACGCCAACCAGGCGTGGGGCGTGCGGCAGGCGATCGACCGGATGACCCCGCTGCTGCGCTACGACCCGTACTGGATCGAGGAGCCCACCTCGCCCGACGACATCCTCGGCCACGCCGCCATCCGGCGGGCGATCGCCCCGGTGAAGGTCGCCACCGGCGAGCACACCCACAACCAGGTGATGTTCAAGCAGCTCCTCCAGGCCGGTGCGCTGGACGTCCTGCAACTCGACGCCAGCCGCACGGCGGGCGTCACCGAGAACGTCGCGATCCTGTTGCTGGCGGCGAAGTTCGGCGTCCCGGTCTGCCCGCACGCGGGCGGTGTCGGGTTGTGCGAGATGGTCCAGCACCTGGCGATGTTCGACTACGTGGCCGTCAGCGGCACCACCGACGACCGCGTCATCGAGTACGTCGACCACCTGCACGAGCACTTCACCGACCCGGTGCGGATCCGCGACGGCCGCTACCTGCCGCCGACCGCGCCCGGGATCAGCGCCGAGCTGCACCCTGCGTCCATCGCCGACCACCGCTTCCCCGACGGGCCCGTGTGGGACCGGCAGGCCACGGCGTGA
- a CDS encoding alpha/beta fold hydrolase, producing MFNPTDFPEPTLIPVNGVELEVFEAGPRGTGEPVVLCHGWPEHAFSWRHQVSALAGAGYHVIVPNQRGYGNSSRPTEVTDYDVEHLSGDLVALLDHYGYEDATFVGHDWGALVVWGLALLHPSRVNKLVNLSVPYPERGEKPWVEFIEDVLGSDFYYVHFNRHPGVADAVFDDNTARFLRNMYRKDEPPAEPQPGMALINLARAEAPRGEPLMSDRELAVFVSAFETSGFTGGIDWYRNANRNWHFLADVDPVVRRPALMIYGTRDVVPRGENLTTFVPDVEVVTLECGHWIQQELPEETNRAILDWLGRRGG from the coding sequence GTGTTCAACCCGACGGATTTTCCCGAACCCACCCTGATCCCGGTCAACGGGGTGGAGCTCGAAGTCTTCGAAGCCGGTCCGCGCGGTACCGGTGAGCCCGTCGTGCTCTGCCACGGCTGGCCGGAGCACGCCTTCTCCTGGCGTCACCAGGTGTCCGCGCTCGCCGGGGCGGGCTACCACGTCATCGTCCCCAACCAGCGGGGTTACGGCAACTCGTCCCGGCCGACCGAGGTGACGGACTACGACGTCGAACACCTCTCGGGTGACCTCGTCGCCCTCCTCGACCACTACGGCTACGAGGACGCCACCTTCGTCGGGCACGACTGGGGTGCGCTCGTCGTCTGGGGACTGGCCCTGCTGCACCCGAGCCGGGTGAACAAGCTGGTCAACCTGAGCGTGCCCTATCCCGAGCGCGGCGAGAAGCCCTGGGTCGAGTTCATCGAGGACGTGCTGGGCAGCGACTTCTACTACGTCCACTTCAACCGGCACCCTGGCGTCGCGGACGCCGTGTTCGACGACAACACGGCCCGGTTCCTGCGCAACATGTACCGGAAGGACGAGCCCCCCGCCGAGCCGCAACCGGGCATGGCGCTGATCAACCTCGCCCGGGCGGAAGCACCGCGCGGTGAGCCGCTGATGAGCGACCGCGAACTGGCCGTCTTCGTCTCCGCCTTCGAGACGTCGGGGTTCACCGGCGGCATCGACTGGTACCGGAACGCCAACCGCAACTGGCACTTCCTGGCGGACGTCGACCCCGTCGTCCGCCGGCCCGCCCTCATGATCTACGGCACCCGGGACGTGGTCCCGAGGGGGGAGAACCTGACGACGTTCGTGCCCGATGTGGAGGTGGTCACCCTCGAGTGCGGCCACTGGATCCAGCAGGAACTGCCCGAGGAGACGAACCGGGCGATCCTGGACTGGCTGGGACGGCGGGGCGGCTAG
- a CDS encoding sugar ABC transporter substrate-binding protein, whose product MKTTHRTIAHLGAAAVLTAALTACGSGAGSAGDGGPVVGVDYPRSDTDFWNSYIKYTPGAAAELGLELKTTNSQNDVAKLTANAQTFISQGVKGVAMAPQDTAAIAPTLEQLEAKKIPVVTVDTRPDTGNVYMVVRADNRAYGEKACRFLGVKLGGKGKVVMLQGDLASINGRDRTEAFNDCMKANYPGITVFGEATNWDGAVAAQKLQTDLTAHPDIKGVYMQSSFALAGTLQVLKQKNLLVGPTDPEHVFIVSNDGIPEELRNIAEGKIDATVSQPADLYAEYALHYLKAAIDGKTFAPGKTDHDSTIVQVRDGLLEDQLSAPLVTADGGTYDGVPSLKADDESLWGNELG is encoded by the coding sequence GTGAAAACCACCCACCGCACCATCGCCCACCTCGGCGCGGCCGCCGTCCTCACCGCCGCGCTCACCGCCTGCGGCTCGGGCGCCGGGTCCGCCGGGGACGGCGGACCCGTGGTCGGCGTCGACTACCCGCGCTCCGACACCGACTTCTGGAACTCCTACATCAAGTACACCCCGGGTGCCGCGGCGGAGCTCGGTCTGGAGCTCAAGACCACCAACTCGCAGAACGACGTCGCCAAGCTCACCGCCAACGCACAGACGTTCATCAGCCAGGGCGTCAAGGGCGTCGCGATGGCTCCCCAGGACACCGCCGCCATCGCGCCCACGCTGGAGCAGCTCGAAGCGAAGAAGATCCCGGTGGTCACCGTGGACACCCGACCCGACACCGGCAACGTCTACATGGTGGTCCGGGCCGACAACCGCGCCTACGGCGAGAAGGCGTGCCGCTTCCTCGGCGTCAAGCTGGGCGGCAAGGGCAAGGTCGTCATGCTGCAGGGCGACCTCGCCTCGATCAACGGCCGCGACCGCACCGAGGCGTTCAACGACTGCATGAAGGCCAACTACCCCGGCATCACCGTGTTCGGCGAGGCCACGAACTGGGACGGCGCGGTCGCCGCGCAGAAGCTCCAGACCGACCTCACCGCCCACCCCGACATCAAGGGCGTCTACATGCAGTCCAGCTTCGCCCTCGCCGGCACCCTCCAGGTGCTCAAGCAGAAGAACCTGCTGGTCGGGCCGACCGATCCCGAGCACGTCTTCATCGTGTCCAACGACGGCATCCCCGAGGAACTCCGCAACATCGCCGAGGGCAAGATCGACGCCACCGTCTCCCAGCCGGCCGACCTCTACGCCGAGTACGCGCTGCACTACCTCAAGGCCGCGATCGACGGCAAGACGTTCGCGCCCGGCAAGACCGACCACGACAGCACGATCGTCCAGGTCCGCGACGGCCTGCTGGAGGACCAGCTCTCCGCTCCCCTGGTCACGGCCGACGGCGGCACCTACGACGGGGTGCCCAGCCTCAAGGCCGACGACGAGTCCCTGTGGGGCAACGAACTCGGCTGA
- a CDS encoding aldo/keto reductase → MPLGRSGVVVTRLGLGTAPLAGLYSAVTEDQAQAALEAAWATGVRYFDTAPHYGAGSAERRLGAFLASRPRAEFTVSTKVGRLLVPGDAPPGDDGFHGERGFVRVRDYSADGVYRSLADSLERSGLDSFDVVLVHDPDDHWEDAVTGAYPALERLRAEGAVRAIGVGMNQTAMLTRFVAETDVDCVLVAGRYSLLDRGAADELLPLCAKRRVGVLVGGVFNSGILADPADHATYDYAPAPDAVRRRALALAERCAAHGVALPAAALRFPLRHPAVTGVVVGARNAREVTDNAAHAAAGIPEALWAELDALEERAQ, encoded by the coding sequence GTGCCGCTGGGTCGGTCCGGGGTCGTCGTGACCCGGCTCGGCCTCGGCACCGCCCCGCTGGCCGGGCTGTACTCGGCGGTGACCGAGGACCAGGCGCAGGCCGCGCTGGAAGCCGCGTGGGCGACGGGGGTCCGCTACTTCGACACCGCGCCCCACTACGGCGCGGGATCGGCCGAACGACGCCTCGGCGCGTTCCTGGCCTCCCGCCCCCGTGCGGAGTTCACGGTGTCGACCAAGGTCGGTCGGCTGCTGGTGCCCGGCGACGCCCCGCCCGGTGACGACGGTTTCCACGGCGAACGGGGCTTCGTGCGGGTGCGCGACTACAGCGCCGACGGCGTCTACCGGTCGCTCGCGGACAGCCTGGAGCGGTCCGGCCTGGACTCCTTCGACGTGGTGCTGGTCCACGACCCCGACGACCACTGGGAGGACGCGGTCACCGGCGCGTACCCGGCGTTGGAGCGGTTGCGCGCGGAAGGCGCGGTGCGGGCGATCGGGGTGGGCATGAACCAGACCGCGATGCTCACCCGGTTCGTCGCCGAGACCGACGTCGACTGCGTGCTCGTCGCGGGCCGGTACTCCCTGCTGGACCGCGGCGCGGCCGACGAGCTGCTGCCGCTGTGCGCGAAACGCCGGGTGGGCGTGCTGGTCGGCGGGGTCTTCAACAGCGGCATCCTGGCCGACCCCGCCGACCACGCCACCTACGACTACGCCCCCGCCCCGGACGCCGTGCGACGGCGAGCCCTCGCCCTGGCCGAGCGCTGCGCGGCGCACGGTGTCGCGCTGCCCGCCGCCGCACTGCGCTTCCCGCTGCGGCACCCGGCGGTGACCGGCGTCGTCGTCGGCGCCCGCAACGCACGCGAAGTCACCGACAACGCCGCCCACGCCGCCGCCGGGATCCCCGAGGCGCTGTGGGCGGAACTCGACGCTCTGGAGGAGCGAGCGCAGTGA